From the genome of Populus trichocarpa isolate Nisqually-1 chromosome 15, P.trichocarpa_v4.1, whole genome shotgun sequence, one region includes:
- the LOC7462495 gene encoding phosphomethylethanolamine N-methyltransferase isoform X1, with translation MSSTHSATEDPFSTPPPASRVEERDIQKKYWMDNISDLSVNAMMLDSKASELDKEERPEILSLLPPYEGKTVLELGAGIGRFTGELAQKAGQVVALDFIESAIKKNENINGHYKNVKFMCADVTSPDLNISEGSVDLIFSNWLLMYLSDKEVENLVERMVKWVKVDGFIFFRESCFHQSGDSKRKYNPTHYREPRFYTKVFKECHTRDGSGDSFELSLVGCKCISAYVKNKKNQNQICWIWQKVSSYEDKGFQRFLDNVQYKSNGILRYERVFGQGYVSTGGIETTKEFVGKLDLKPGQKVLDVGCGIGGGDFYMAENFDVEVVGIDLSINMISFALERAIGLKCSVEFEVADCTTKTYPDNTFDVIYSRDTILHIQDKPALFRSFFKWLKPGGKVLISDYCKCDGTPSPEFAEYIKQRGYDLHDVKAYGQMLRDAGFDEVVAEDRTDQFNKVLQRELNAIEKDKDEFIHDFSEGDYNDIVGGWKAKLIRSSSGEQRWGLFIAKKK, from the exons ACTGAAGATCCCTTTTCAACTCCACCGCCGGCCAGTCGTG TGGAAGAACGCGATATTCAGAAGAAGTATTGGATGGATAACATTTCCGATTTGAGTGTGAATGCAATGATGCTTGACTCGAAAGCATCTGAACTTGACAAGGAAGAAAGACCTGAG ATACTTTCTCTGCTTCCACCTTATGAAGGAAAAACAGTTTTGGAACTCGGAGCTGGTATTGGCCGTTTCACAGGGGAATTAGCACAGAAGGCTGGCCAAGTAGTGGCTTTGGACTTCATTGAGAGTGCAATAAAAAAG AATGAAAATATCAACGGACACTATAAGAATGTCAAGTTTATGTGCGCTGATGTGACATCCCCAGATCTGAATATTTCAGAGGGGTCGGTGGATTTGATATTCTCAAATTGGCTTCTCATGTATCTCTCTGACAAAGAG GTGGAGAATCTGGTAGAAAGGATGGTCAAATGGGTGAAGGTTGATGGGTTTATTTTCTTCAGAGAGTCTTGTTTTCATCAATCTGGAGATTCTAAGCGAAAATACAACCCAACCCATTACCGGGAACCCAGATTCTACACGAAG GTGTTTAAAGAATGCCATACGCGTGATGGGTCTGGAGATTCTTTCGAACTCTCTCTTGTTGGCTGCAAATGCATCTCAGCTtatgtgaaaaacaaaaagaaccagaatCAG ATTTGTTGGATATGGCAGAAAGTTAGTTCATATGAGGATAAGGGGTTCCAGCGATTCTTAGATAATGTTCAGTATAAATCCAATGGCATATTACGTTATGAGCGTGTCTTTGGACAAGGTTATGTGAGTACAGGAGGAATTG AAACAACTAAAGAATTTGTGGGAAAACTGGATCTTAAGCCTGGCCAGAAAGTCCTAGATGTTGGCTGTGGGATTGGGGGAGGTGACTTTTACATGGCTGAGAACTTTGATGTGGAGGTTGTAGGCATTGACCTCTCCATAAATATGATTTCGTTTGCCCTTGAACGTGCCATTGGGCTCAAATGTTCTGTGGAGTTTGAAGTTGCTGATTGTACTACAAAGACATATCCTGACAACACATTTGATGTTATCTACAGCCGTGACACCATTTTGCACATTCAA GACAAACCTGCATTATTTAGATCTTTCTTCAAGTGGTTGAAGCCTGGAGGTAAAGTACTTATCAGTGATTACTGCAAGTGTGATGGAACTCCATCACCAGAATTCGCCGAGTACATTAAACAGAGAGGATATGATCTTCATGATGTAAAAGCATATGGCCAG ATGCTTAGGGATGCTGGTTTTGATGAGGTCGTTGCAGAGGACCGAACTGATCAG TTCAACAAAGTTCTGCAAAGGGAGTTAAATGCTATAGAGAAGGACAAGGATGAGTTCATCCACGACTTTTCCGAA GGGGACTATAATGATATAGTTGGTGGATGGAAGGCAAAGCTGATCAGGAGTTCATCTGGGGAGCAGCGATGGGGCCTGTTCATCgccaagaaaaaatga
- the LOC7462495 gene encoding phosphomethylethanolamine N-methyltransferase isoform X2: MATHVEERDIQKKYWMDNISDLSVNAMMLDSKASELDKEERPEILSLLPPYEGKTVLELGAGIGRFTGELAQKAGQVVALDFIESAIKKNENINGHYKNVKFMCADVTSPDLNISEGSVDLIFSNWLLMYLSDKEVENLVERMVKWVKVDGFIFFRESCFHQSGDSKRKYNPTHYREPRFYTKVFKECHTRDGSGDSFELSLVGCKCISAYVKNKKNQNQICWIWQKVSSYEDKGFQRFLDNVQYKSNGILRYERVFGQGYVSTGGIETTKEFVGKLDLKPGQKVLDVGCGIGGGDFYMAENFDVEVVGIDLSINMISFALERAIGLKCSVEFEVADCTTKTYPDNTFDVIYSRDTILHIQDKPALFRSFFKWLKPGGKVLISDYCKCDGTPSPEFAEYIKQRGYDLHDVKAYGQMLRDAGFDEVVAEDRTDQFNKVLQRELNAIEKDKDEFIHDFSEGDYNDIVGGWKAKLIRSSSGEQRWGLFIAKKK, translated from the exons ATGGCTACTCATG TGGAAGAACGCGATATTCAGAAGAAGTATTGGATGGATAACATTTCCGATTTGAGTGTGAATGCAATGATGCTTGACTCGAAAGCATCTGAACTTGACAAGGAAGAAAGACCTGAG ATACTTTCTCTGCTTCCACCTTATGAAGGAAAAACAGTTTTGGAACTCGGAGCTGGTATTGGCCGTTTCACAGGGGAATTAGCACAGAAGGCTGGCCAAGTAGTGGCTTTGGACTTCATTGAGAGTGCAATAAAAAAG AATGAAAATATCAACGGACACTATAAGAATGTCAAGTTTATGTGCGCTGATGTGACATCCCCAGATCTGAATATTTCAGAGGGGTCGGTGGATTTGATATTCTCAAATTGGCTTCTCATGTATCTCTCTGACAAAGAG GTGGAGAATCTGGTAGAAAGGATGGTCAAATGGGTGAAGGTTGATGGGTTTATTTTCTTCAGAGAGTCTTGTTTTCATCAATCTGGAGATTCTAAGCGAAAATACAACCCAACCCATTACCGGGAACCCAGATTCTACACGAAG GTGTTTAAAGAATGCCATACGCGTGATGGGTCTGGAGATTCTTTCGAACTCTCTCTTGTTGGCTGCAAATGCATCTCAGCTtatgtgaaaaacaaaaagaaccagaatCAG ATTTGTTGGATATGGCAGAAAGTTAGTTCATATGAGGATAAGGGGTTCCAGCGATTCTTAGATAATGTTCAGTATAAATCCAATGGCATATTACGTTATGAGCGTGTCTTTGGACAAGGTTATGTGAGTACAGGAGGAATTG AAACAACTAAAGAATTTGTGGGAAAACTGGATCTTAAGCCTGGCCAGAAAGTCCTAGATGTTGGCTGTGGGATTGGGGGAGGTGACTTTTACATGGCTGAGAACTTTGATGTGGAGGTTGTAGGCATTGACCTCTCCATAAATATGATTTCGTTTGCCCTTGAACGTGCCATTGGGCTCAAATGTTCTGTGGAGTTTGAAGTTGCTGATTGTACTACAAAGACATATCCTGACAACACATTTGATGTTATCTACAGCCGTGACACCATTTTGCACATTCAA GACAAACCTGCATTATTTAGATCTTTCTTCAAGTGGTTGAAGCCTGGAGGTAAAGTACTTATCAGTGATTACTGCAAGTGTGATGGAACTCCATCACCAGAATTCGCCGAGTACATTAAACAGAGAGGATATGATCTTCATGATGTAAAAGCATATGGCCAG ATGCTTAGGGATGCTGGTTTTGATGAGGTCGTTGCAGAGGACCGAACTGATCAG TTCAACAAAGTTCTGCAAAGGGAGTTAAATGCTATAGAGAAGGACAAGGATGAGTTCATCCACGACTTTTCCGAA GGGGACTATAATGATATAGTTGGTGGATGGAAGGCAAAGCTGATCAGGAGTTCATCTGGGGAGCAGCGATGGGGCCTGTTCATCgccaagaaaaaatga